A region of Paenibacillus sp. JNUCC-31 DNA encodes the following proteins:
- a CDS encoding serine hydrolase, whose protein sequence is MHLSNRSTRFRLTSLTGAFMTFVLSLSLWAPAVQAETASPVVNEKGKATALTSESATAFLDTFFDSPEAKAQYVGASVVVVKDGKVMAEKGYGYSDLESKTPVDPKSTTFRIASVSKTFTAAAVMQLVEQGKVDLKADFQTYVKGLEFDNPFDKPVTVENLLTHTTGFEIRDPQQEDIHDDFDKSVSMEDYAKLHMPPVVREPGSAYMYDNFSFLLLGMIVENVGGEPFETYMQQHIFKPLGMDNSSFMLNGKFKNQLATAYDAAHNPLDLYTLSPTPMPQGGMLSTAEDIGSFMIAFLNDGVKDNEHIWKESTIKSMEQYRSSIHPLLPDTTYGFEAAFQLPGAGSSSKIITKAGDINGFSSYLFLIPEQNTGVFLTYNQTGVLRNLFYPAFIQTFFPQYAEPVKFKEYTPQSADELQRLTGLYADLRLSTIVSSLKESGNEPGQLSISDVFLGSRNLIQIEDHLFKDALTGQFTAFKENADGTIYMKEPYLNPFGYEKKGQKPQGFRDVRANSLYAEAIYGLQSLGYYTNDASESFQPKNVVTRAEFIEDVLKMSGLKASKTTPPADTDWATHPAAGYIQLGYESGMITGADEKQFKPDQVITRQEAMVMIWRTLQLQYPNELFVDVKLAGQTDAWAVPAIQMMVKLGIHGPEVKVLEDGSVDFLSRKPLIRQEEAAIMYQLFTQPTDKIVADLMTKQPQAETSSDEEPADVSSDPATVTPQ, encoded by the coding sequence ATGCATTTATCCAATCGAAGCACCCGCTTCAGGCTCACCTCTCTAACCGGGGCTTTCATGACGTTTGTCCTGTCCCTCAGTCTATGGGCACCTGCCGTGCAAGCGGAAACCGCATCCCCTGTGGTCAACGAAAAAGGGAAAGCAACAGCTCTGACGAGCGAATCAGCTACAGCATTTCTCGATACATTCTTTGATTCCCCCGAAGCCAAGGCCCAATATGTTGGGGCTTCCGTTGTCGTCGTCAAGGATGGGAAAGTTATGGCCGAGAAAGGGTATGGTTATTCCGATCTGGAGAGCAAAACGCCCGTTGATCCGAAAAGCACCACCTTTCGCATAGCCTCGGTCTCCAAAACGTTCACGGCAGCAGCTGTTATGCAGCTCGTGGAGCAAGGCAAGGTGGATTTAAAAGCTGATTTTCAGACGTATGTGAAGGGGCTGGAATTCGATAATCCTTTTGACAAACCTGTAACGGTGGAGAATCTGCTTACACATACCACTGGATTCGAGATTCGCGATCCGCAGCAGGAAGACATCCATGATGACTTCGACAAAAGCGTATCGATGGAGGATTATGCAAAGTTACATATGCCACCTGTCGTTAGGGAACCTGGTAGCGCCTATATGTATGATAACTTCTCCTTCCTGCTGCTTGGCATGATTGTGGAGAATGTCGGCGGCGAACCGTTCGAGACATATATGCAGCAACATATCTTCAAACCTCTGGGTATGGATAACAGCAGTTTTATGCTGAACGGCAAGTTCAAAAACCAACTTGCAACAGCCTATGATGCGGCCCATAATCCGCTGGATCTGTACACCCTTTCCCCAACGCCTATGCCCCAAGGCGGCATGCTGTCAACGGCTGAGGATATTGGGAGTTTCATGATCGCTTTCCTGAATGATGGTGTGAAGGATAACGAACATATTTGGAAAGAATCTACAATAAAAAGCATGGAACAATACCGTTCGTCCATTCATCCACTGTTACCTGACACTACTTATGGATTCGAAGCCGCTTTTCAGCTTCCGGGTGCAGGCAGCAGTTCCAAAATTATTACCAAAGCAGGCGACATCAATGGATTCAGCTCTTATCTCTTCCTAATTCCTGAGCAAAACACAGGTGTCTTCCTTACCTACAACCAGACGGGAGTACTTCGTAATCTGTTCTACCCGGCCTTTATCCAGACGTTCTTCCCGCAATATGCAGAGCCGGTCAAGTTCAAGGAGTATACGCCTCAATCTGCGGATGAGCTGCAACGCTTAACCGGGCTTTACGCAGATCTGCGACTCAGCACCATTGTCAGTTCCCTGAAAGAAAGCGGCAACGAGCCCGGACAATTGAGTATTTCAGATGTTTTTCTGGGCTCACGTAACCTGATTCAGATTGAAGATCATCTCTTCAAGGATGCATTAACAGGCCAATTCACGGCGTTTAAGGAAAATGCGGATGGAACCATCTATATGAAAGAACCTTACCTCAATCCATTCGGATATGAGAAGAAAGGGCAGAAACCCCAAGGCTTCCGTGATGTCCGTGCGAACAGCCTGTATGCTGAGGCCATCTATGGATTACAATCGCTTGGATACTATACCAATGATGCAAGTGAATCTTTTCAACCCAAAAATGTTGTTACACGGGCTGAATTCATTGAAGATGTGCTTAAAATGAGCGGGCTGAAAGCTAGCAAAACGACACCACCTGCGGATACCGACTGGGCTACACACCCTGCTGCCGGTTACATTCAGCTTGGTTATGAATCCGGCATGATCACGGGTGCAGATGAGAAACAGTTCAAGCCGGATCAGGTCATCACCCGTCAGGAAGCGATGGTGATGATCTGGAGAACACTCCAGCTGCAATACCCGAACGAACTGTTCGTGGATGTGAAGCTGGCCGGGCAGACAGATGCCTGGGCAGTGCCTGCGATCCAGATGATGGTTAAGCTAGGCATCCACGGCCCGGAGGTGAAGGTGCTGGAGGATGGATCAGTGGATTTCCTCTCACGCAAACCACTGATCCGCCAGGAAGAAGCCGCGATTATGTACCAATTGTTTACGCAGCCTACCGACAAGATCGTAGCTGACCTGATGACAAAGCAGCCGCAAGCGGAAACTTCCTCAGATGAGGAACCTGCTGATGTTTCATCCGATCCAGCAACTGTGACTCCTCAATAA
- a CDS encoding MDR family MFS transporter: protein MKYTELHRNIKIRIITDFFTDLTQKSIIPFMAIYLSVQIGAGWAGMLLTVNIVASMIVGLGAGYWSDRIGRKKLMVIAQSMQVFALFWLAAANSPWMDSVLLTCVMFLLSSVSSGITMPIANAMIVDVSNEHERQYVYGLQYWTTNVAVTIGALMGGLLFESFRFILFSLVGLESLVTLFILLFYIHETMDKTYLDKTDAPIKKNMLRTYGDVFSDRRFMVFFTATVLAVALEFQLDKYIAVRLKSEFSAQLFSWDITGLQMFSLIMAINTVLVALVAIPFSKWMGRFQSGSIMTIGMCMYTAGFSMLAFSNWAWLLITSAVLLTIGELMYAPVRQVLLAGMIPDSDRAAYMAVDGMSYNTAALLGSLGLSIGAFLPSYAMAILYVLMGLGALVCFRRSLRPSASQSDLRLRADAS from the coding sequence ATGAAATACACTGAATTGCACCGCAACATCAAAATTCGCATCATTACTGATTTTTTCACGGATCTGACTCAGAAATCCATCATTCCTTTTATGGCGATCTACCTGAGCGTCCAAATTGGTGCAGGCTGGGCGGGCATGCTGCTAACCGTCAATATTGTGGCCTCCATGATCGTTGGCTTGGGTGCAGGGTACTGGTCTGACCGAATCGGACGAAAGAAACTGATGGTGATCGCCCAAAGTATGCAGGTTTTCGCCCTGTTCTGGCTGGCTGCTGCCAACTCGCCTTGGATGGATTCAGTGCTTTTGACTTGTGTCATGTTTCTGCTCAGCAGTGTCAGTTCAGGTATCACCATGCCCATTGCCAATGCCATGATTGTGGACGTGAGCAATGAACATGAACGTCAGTATGTGTACGGGCTGCAATATTGGACCACCAACGTTGCCGTTACGATCGGCGCGCTGATGGGCGGGTTATTATTCGAGTCCTTCCGCTTTATTTTGTTCAGTCTGGTAGGGCTGGAGAGTCTGGTTACACTATTTATCCTCTTGTTTTATATTCACGAAACAATGGATAAAACATACTTGGACAAAACGGATGCTCCAATAAAGAAGAATATGCTGAGAACTTATGGTGATGTATTTAGTGACCGACGTTTTATGGTGTTTTTCACCGCAACGGTACTGGCTGTCGCGCTGGAATTCCAATTGGATAAATACATCGCCGTTCGTCTGAAAAGTGAATTCAGTGCCCAACTGTTCAGTTGGGACATCACAGGACTGCAGATGTTCAGTCTGATCATGGCCATCAACACGGTACTCGTAGCCTTGGTGGCCATCCCATTCTCGAAATGGATGGGTCGCTTCCAATCCGGTTCTATCATGACGATTGGCATGTGTATGTACACCGCCGGTTTCAGTATGCTCGCTTTTAGTAACTGGGCCTGGCTGCTTATCACATCTGCTGTACTGCTGACCATTGGTGAACTCATGTATGCTCCTGTACGTCAGGTGCTGCTTGCTGGCATGATTCCCGATTCGGACCGTGCTGCCTATATGGCTGTCGATGGTATGAGTTATAACACGGCCGCTCTGCTGGGTAGTCTTGGGCTGTCGATTGGGGCCTTTCTTCCTTCATATGCCATGGCCATCCTGTATGTATTGATGGGTCTCGGTGCACTCGTATGTTTTCGACGGTCGCTTCGGCCTTCAGCGAGTCAAAGTGACCTACGGTTACGTGCAGATGCCTCTTGA
- a CDS encoding ABC transporter substrate-binding protein, producing MEVIEHYIQLRKAFPNADEEEEIHTTIGELAEHLCCTMRNMNLIMNKFMNHGWINWSPQRGRGRKSVLVFYLPLLQAAQERFDQLLQGNKLEDAYVLASTMPFSMREMLMQGLQGQFGLRSDQDARGRIDTLRIPQETPFETLDPTQAAMWGEVGIIAEVFDRLVQYNAERQVCEPSLAVAWESNQEGTVWTFYLHKGIRFHHGKILDAEDVRYTFERILSAQESPCRPLFDSIHRIETLDELTVRFALRFSNYMFPDLMSSMSASILPRDMELDPMHPMGTGPYRLTRNHPKLLVLDVFPSYFRGRAYIDRVEIWQLPQSGLVESIIKRDLFPDGQARSVQHEVQGGVYMTFNMRKEGPQQDLYFRQAVQQLMDPQEMVEALARTSVQAAYSLVRDESREQWMTELTDKNEHSEQNEPMDRPEQFEHDHLFLLQASKPRPEPSADSSLARASKLLQRSCYAGQIMEVWVEEGEKMEADMAWFAQRCELIGLKVHVMPGNPVNAVYHDEFSSCDLIYTGEVFDEHLTLSLLTMYTFQNTLLLIALDDQRKRELENECRHVVMIRDTTERLRTLLLLENRLIQEALLLPAYSFREEHAHHASLQDYRVRAFGMPDLRRLWVKRSPVTDEGTGSYPAYIPLW from the coding sequence GTGGAGGTCATCGAACATTACATACAGTTGCGTAAGGCCTTTCCGAACGCAGATGAGGAGGAGGAAATACACACAACGATTGGTGAACTTGCGGAACATTTATGTTGTACAATGCGCAATATGAATCTGATTATGAATAAATTCATGAATCATGGCTGGATCAACTGGAGTCCACAACGTGGCAGAGGCAGAAAATCAGTGCTCGTCTTTTACCTGCCGCTGCTTCAGGCTGCTCAGGAACGGTTCGACCAACTCTTGCAGGGGAACAAGTTGGAGGATGCCTACGTGCTGGCTTCAACAATGCCATTTTCGATGAGAGAAATGTTGATGCAAGGATTACAGGGCCAGTTCGGTCTGCGTTCTGATCAAGATGCTCGTGGAAGAATAGATACGCTGCGTATTCCACAGGAAACTCCCTTTGAGACACTGGACCCAACGCAAGCTGCTATGTGGGGAGAAGTTGGAATTATTGCGGAGGTATTTGATCGCTTGGTACAGTACAACGCTGAACGCCAGGTTTGTGAACCGAGCCTTGCGGTTGCATGGGAGAGCAACCAGGAGGGAACGGTGTGGACATTTTATTTGCACAAGGGTATACGGTTTCACCATGGCAAGATACTCGATGCAGAGGACGTTAGATATACGTTTGAACGGATTCTTTCAGCTCAGGAGAGCCCTTGCAGGCCGCTTTTTGACTCGATTCATCGGATAGAGACGTTGGATGAGCTTACGGTGCGCTTTGCGTTACGGTTCTCCAACTATATGTTTCCGGATCTGATGAGCAGCATGAGTGCTTCCATCCTGCCCCGTGATATGGAGCTGGACCCGATGCATCCGATGGGTACGGGACCTTACCGGTTGACGCGCAATCATCCCAAGCTGCTTGTCCTGGACGTTTTTCCATCCTATTTCAGGGGCCGGGCTTATATTGATCGGGTTGAAATATGGCAGCTTCCCCAGTCGGGTCTGGTGGAGTCGATAATCAAACGGGACTTGTTTCCGGACGGACAAGCTCGTTCAGTACAGCATGAAGTTCAGGGCGGTGTGTACATGACGTTTAATATGCGAAAAGAAGGACCACAGCAGGATCTATACTTTCGCCAGGCTGTTCAGCAACTCATGGACCCACAGGAGATGGTGGAGGCCTTGGCACGCACAAGTGTACAGGCTGCCTATAGCCTGGTTCGGGATGAGTCCAGGGAACAGTGGATGACTGAACTAACAGATAAAAATGAACATTCGGAACAAAATGAACCCATGGACCGCCCAGAGCAATTTGAGCACGATCATCTGTTTCTTCTACAGGCATCGAAGCCGCGACCTGAACCTTCTGCTGATTCTTCTCTTGCACGAGCTTCTAAGCTATTACAACGCAGCTGCTATGCAGGCCAAATCATGGAGGTGTGGGTAGAGGAGGGCGAGAAAATGGAGGCAGACATGGCCTGGTTTGCACAGCGCTGTGAGCTGATTGGACTGAAGGTGCATGTTATGCCAGGTAATCCGGTAAATGCCGTATACCATGATGAGTTTTCTTCTTGCGATTTGATCTACACGGGTGAGGTGTTCGATGAACATCTCACACTGAGCCTGCTAACGATGTATACGTTCCAGAATACGTTACTTCTGATTGCGCTTGATGACCAACGAAAAAGGGAGTTGGAAAACGAATGCAGACACGTCGTTATGATTCGGGATACTACGGAGCGATTGCGTACGCTATTGCTGTTGGAGAATCGACTCATTCAAGAGGCGTTGTTACTGCCTGCGTACAGCTTCAGGGAAGAGCATGCGCACCATGCCTCGCTTCAGGATTACCGTGTAAGGGCATTTGGCATGCCTGATTTGCGTCGATTATGGGTGAAGCGAAGTCCGGTTACGGACGAAGGTACTGGAAGTTATCCGGCGTATATCCCATTGTGGTAA
- a CDS encoding serine hydrolase, translated as MEEQLQQWKGVGLAVAVIYKDEVILQKGYGYRDLESKLEVTPHTLFAIGSSTKAFTASTAALLVDQDMLTWDTPVRTYLNDFKMFDPVATERLTIRDMLCHRSGLPRHEMVWYNSSRCREELVNALQYLEPNEDFRNKWQYQNLMYMAAGYLVGQLKGTSWENVVQESMFNPLGMNSSVFSVDEMQLQPDFALPYMEKDGQNIRIPFRKIDAVGPAGSINSNLVDMIAWVQFQLKQGQHDGKQLISKEQMATLHRPQMPCDSPFQGTELPVSTYGLGWFIEPYRGHAMIHHGGAIDGFASQVAFLPEEQIGVVVLSNTNGSIVPYTTAFNIIDRLLGLEPVDWSSKLTKLMTGESTESEEVAATSLENPTTPETPAEEKTEEPQVHPHDRPATAYVGTFTHPGYGELTIQQTNEGLQAILNEIEMPMEYTGKDTFAVEFVLFGLKLTFTFKTDDHDSINALSIPFLLEPGTTPIEFKKSSSV; from the coding sequence GTGGAAGAACAGTTGCAACAATGGAAAGGTGTAGGTTTGGCGGTAGCTGTCATCTACAAGGATGAAGTCATTTTGCAAAAAGGGTACGGTTATCGCGATCTGGAGTCCAAGCTCGAAGTTACACCCCACACATTATTCGCGATCGGTTCAAGTACCAAAGCCTTTACAGCTTCAACGGCCGCGCTGCTCGTCGATCAGGATATGCTGACGTGGGACACGCCTGTGAGAACGTATTTGAATGACTTCAAAATGTTCGATCCGGTTGCCACGGAACGTCTGACCATTCGCGATATGCTCTGTCACCGCTCCGGACTTCCGAGGCACGAGATGGTGTGGTATAACTCATCACGGTGCAGAGAAGAGCTCGTAAACGCGCTTCAGTATCTGGAGCCCAATGAGGACTTTCGGAATAAATGGCAATACCAGAACCTGATGTATATGGCGGCTGGTTATTTAGTGGGTCAGCTAAAAGGAACTTCATGGGAAAATGTTGTTCAGGAGTCCATGTTTAACCCTCTCGGGATGAATTCAAGTGTCTTCTCTGTTGATGAGATGCAGCTTCAACCCGATTTTGCCCTGCCTTATATGGAAAAGGACGGACAGAACATCAGAATACCTTTTCGGAAAATTGATGCCGTAGGTCCTGCTGGCTCCATTAACAGCAATCTGGTTGATATGATCGCATGGGTTCAATTCCAATTGAAACAAGGACAGCATGACGGGAAACAACTGATTTCCAAGGAACAAATGGCTACTCTGCACAGACCGCAAATGCCTTGCGATTCACCGTTCCAAGGGACAGAGCTTCCGGTTAGCACGTACGGTCTCGGCTGGTTCATCGAACCTTATCGCGGACACGCCATGATTCATCACGGCGGAGCAATCGATGGATTCGCTTCGCAGGTCGCCTTTTTACCGGAGGAACAGATCGGTGTCGTAGTCCTTAGTAATACCAATGGGAGCATTGTTCCCTACACAACTGCTTTTAACATCATCGATCGTCTGCTTGGACTGGAGCCCGTGGACTGGAGCAGCAAATTAACCAAACTCATGACCGGGGAATCGACTGAATCCGAAGAAGTCGCCGCAACATCTCTAGAAAATCCAACAACGCCAGAAACCCCGGCAGAGGAGAAAACGGAGGAACCTCAAGTTCATCCCCATGATCGGCCCGCAACTGCATATGTGGGAACCTTCACCCATCCGGGTTATGGCGAATTAACCATTCAACAGACGAATGAAGGACTACAGGCCATCCTTAATGAGATCGAAATGCCTATGGAATACACCGGAAAAGATACTTTTGCCGTTGAATTCGTCCTGTTTGGCCTGAAGCTTACGTTTACGTTCAAGACGGATGACCATGATAGCATCAACGCTCTATCCATTCCGTTTCTGCTTGAGCCGGGTACAACGCCCATAGAATTTAAGAAGTCATCTTCAGTCTAA
- a CDS encoding outer membrane lipoprotein-sorting protein — protein sequence MRRISWMLAMVLVLSALLAACGKKDAAAVVKDLNEVVGEMESYQGAGIMTLHTGDTPQQYKVEVWHQKPSYYRIALTNAKKDVTQIVLRNDEGVFVLTPSQNKSFRFQSNWPDNQGQVYLYETLIRSITGDSTRQFADEKESYVFDVAANYNTHALVRQKIWLNKSDYAPKQVEVSDSNANVVVDVKFDSFKFGTEFEKDAFDMQRNMTAATQDGSKAGNSGAAPAEQTGKGDGKEPANPQAAPEQGSEANPSGTVSDGQTGVSDNTDQQGSEDPASGQGTEEPTSAEPEGSDSFGVIQPTYAPEGVKLKDDQIVEGSGDYSVMLRYEGTYNYTIFEARPQDRAVSLAPSSVVDLGFTFGMLSGDALQTLTWMTDGVEYRITSADLPVNEMVQIATSMQEESGK from the coding sequence ATGCGCCGAATATCATGGATGCTTGCCATGGTATTGGTCTTATCGGCCTTACTTGCTGCGTGCGGGAAGAAGGATGCGGCAGCCGTGGTCAAAGATCTGAACGAAGTCGTAGGAGAAATGGAAAGTTATCAGGGGGCAGGCATCATGACGCTGCATACCGGAGATACGCCGCAGCAGTACAAGGTCGAGGTATGGCATCAGAAGCCTTCGTATTATCGTATCGCGTTAACGAATGCCAAAAAGGATGTAACGCAAATTGTACTGCGCAATGATGAGGGGGTATTTGTCCTGACGCCGAGCCAGAACAAAAGCTTCCGTTTCCAGAGCAACTGGCCGGATAACCAGGGCCAGGTTTACCTCTATGAGACGCTGATCCGCAGCATAACAGGTGACTCGACCCGCCAGTTTGCCGATGAGAAGGAGAGCTATGTATTCGACGTAGCTGCCAACTATAATACACATGCATTGGTCAGACAGAAAATATGGCTGAACAAAAGCGATTATGCACCGAAACAGGTAGAGGTTTCGGATTCGAATGCCAATGTGGTCGTTGATGTGAAGTTCGATAGCTTCAAATTTGGTACCGAATTTGAGAAAGACGCTTTTGACATGCAGCGTAACATGACTGCAGCTACCCAAGATGGCAGCAAGGCTGGTAACTCAGGCGCTGCTCCTGCTGAACAGACAGGTAAGGGGGATGGTAAAGAGCCTGCCAATCCTCAAGCTGCACCAGAACAAGGTTCTGAAGCGAATCCAAGTGGAACAGTTAGTGATGGACAGACGGGTGTGAGCGATAACACGGATCAGCAAGGTTCAGAAGATCCGGCCAGTGGTCAGGGGACGGAAGAACCGACATCGGCCGAGCCGGAAGGTTCAGACAGCTTTGGAGTTATTCAGCCAACCTATGCACCGGAAGGTGTCAAACTGAAAGACGATCAGATCGTGGAAGGATCAGGAGACTATTCGGTAATGCTTCGTTATGAAGGAACATATAATTACACGATTTTCGAAGCAAGGCCGCAGGACAGAGCCGTGTCGCTTGCACCATCCAGTGTAGTTGATCTTGGGTTCACTTTCGGGATGTTGAGTGGAGATGCCTTACAGACACTTACATGGATGACCGATGGGGTGGAGTACCGAATTACCAGTGCAGATTTGCCTGTAAATGAGATGGTCCAAATTGCAACATCCATGCAGGAAGAGTCAGGGAAATGA
- the alr gene encoding alanine racemase encodes MQEQYRPTQAEINLDHLCSNVEAFREALPQGMKLLACVKANAYGHGAVETARELERVGADYLSVAFLDEALELRQHGITLPILVLGYTPPEGIAEAWKHDVTITLFSREVLEAIHHLETGTSQRKLKVHIKIDSGMGRLGLLPGEEALAFIQEVAALDQVMLEGMFTHFAKADEEDKTYTLEQYRRFRDVVEALRDQGCVIPIIHTANSAAAIDTPELSYDMVRVGISLYGLYPSPEVNHQVVKLSPVLTLKTKAVLVKTLPPQWGISYGTRYVTQGNERIATLPIGYADGFSRMLTGKAQVLVRGRRVPVVGTICMDQCMVSLQSFAEEAEEIQAGEEVVLIGHQSDGVITADEVATQLGTIPYEVICMMAHRIPRVYTRGGAVVARINPLLTS; translated from the coding sequence GTGCAAGAACAATATCGGCCGACCCAAGCGGAGATCAATTTGGATCATTTGTGCAGCAACGTAGAAGCTTTCCGCGAAGCATTGCCGCAAGGCATGAAACTGCTCGCTTGTGTGAAGGCAAACGCCTATGGGCATGGAGCAGTGGAGACGGCCAGAGAACTGGAACGAGTTGGCGCGGATTACTTAAGTGTAGCTTTTCTTGACGAAGCGCTGGAATTGCGACAACACGGGATTACGCTTCCGATTCTCGTATTGGGTTATACACCGCCTGAAGGTATCGCTGAAGCCTGGAAACATGATGTAACCATTACGCTGTTCAGCAGGGAAGTACTCGAAGCAATCCACCATTTGGAGACAGGTACATCCCAGCGCAAGCTAAAGGTTCATATCAAAATCGACAGCGGCATGGGCAGGCTTGGCCTGTTGCCTGGCGAAGAAGCTCTGGCTTTCATACAGGAGGTCGCGGCCCTGGATCAGGTGATGCTGGAAGGCATGTTTACTCATTTTGCCAAAGCGGATGAAGAAGACAAGACCTATACACTGGAGCAGTATCGACGGTTCCGAGACGTGGTTGAAGCGCTTCGGGATCAGGGATGTGTCATCCCGATTATACATACGGCGAACAGTGCCGCCGCCATTGATACACCTGAATTGTCCTATGATATGGTACGCGTGGGGATCAGTCTATACGGACTGTATCCTTCGCCAGAGGTGAACCATCAGGTGGTGAAGCTGTCCCCGGTATTGACACTGAAAACAAAGGCGGTTCTGGTCAAAACGCTGCCGCCCCAATGGGGTATCAGTTACGGAACCCGATATGTAACACAAGGGAATGAACGAATAGCGACATTGCCTATCGGCTATGCAGATGGATTTTCAAGAATGCTGACAGGTAAAGCCCAAGTGCTTGTACGCGGCCGCCGCGTTCCCGTCGTCGGTACGATCTGCATGGATCAGTGTATGGTGTCGCTACAATCTTTTGCAGAAGAAGCAGAAGAAATTCAAGCCGGCGAAGAGGTTGTTCTCATCGGCCATCAGTCTGACGGCGTTATAACCGCAGATGAAGTGGCCACCCAGCTAGGTACGATTCCCTACGAAGTGATCTGCATGATGGCGCATCGAATTCCACGGGTTTATACCCGTGGTGGAGCAGTAGTCGCCAGAATCAATCCTCTTTTGACATCCTGA
- a CDS encoding CopG family ribbon-helix-helix protein, whose translation MANLQNTKRIMISLPDYLLQEVDGIVALENSNRSELIRQAMKLYLTERKKRYIRESMQRGYMEMAKINLTMASEAFHAEEDADSTLDRLVSGV comes from the coding sequence GTGGCCAACTTGCAGAACACCAAGCGGATCATGATCAGTTTGCCTGATTATCTTTTGCAGGAAGTGGATGGCATCGTAGCGCTGGAGAATTCCAACCGCAGCGAATTGATTAGGCAGGCCATGAAGCTGTATTTGACGGAGCGTAAGAAACGTTACATCCGTGAATCAATGCAGCGAGGGTACATGGAGATGGCGAAGATTAACCTCACCATGGCATCCGAGGCCTTTCACGCGGAGGAAGATGCGGACAGCACTCTGGACCGCTTAGTTAGCGGGGTGTAG
- a CDS encoding type II toxin-antitoxin system PemK/MazF family toxin, with protein MIVKRGDVFFADLSPVVGSEQGGVRPVLVIQNDIGNRFSPTCIVAAITAQIQKAKLPTHVEIDAAAHGFDRDSVILLEQIRTIDKQRLTDKITHLDEETMKLVNEALQISLGLIDF; from the coding sequence TTGATCGTAAAACGCGGTGATGTTTTTTTTGCGGATCTTTCTCCCGTTGTCGGTTCCGAGCAAGGCGGAGTCAGGCCGGTTCTGGTCATCCAGAATGACATCGGCAACCGGTTTAGTCCTACTTGTATTGTGGCGGCGATCACCGCCCAGATCCAAAAGGCAAAGCTGCCGACGCATGTGGAGATTGATGCGGCGGCACATGGCTTTGACCGGGACTCGGTTATTTTGCTCGAACAAATACGGACAATTGATAAGCAGAGGCTGACCGACAAGATTACCCATCTGGACGAGGAGACCATGAAACTGGTCAACGAAGCCTTACAGATCAGCTTGGGCTTAATCGATTTTTAA